One Molothrus ater isolate BHLD 08-10-18 breed brown headed cowbird chromosome 13, BPBGC_Mater_1.1, whole genome shotgun sequence DNA window includes the following coding sequences:
- the LYSMD4 gene encoding lysM and putative peptidoglycan-binding domain-containing protein 4 codes for MRLHESRTRPFQAPATVHTFPGRQVFVFPSGRSDSEESSEEELNVMELRPRGKEQQRGSAARGRPGDVVLLERELTEEDSLNKLALQYGCKVADIKRVNNFIREQDLYALKSIKIPVRPHGLLTEGAGVLRPPPAGPAQPGLTRVEPPEPDPGAGSSAGGSAGGRRVSEYFRGIDQSIQDAVQVEVQLNAEYGGEGLERPPPEAGNRDKAGNGADCGIQWWNAVFIMLLIGIVLPVFYIIYFKTQGLVAHTSNMTNSNVSSAG; via the exons ATGAGGCTGCACGAGAGCCGGACAAGACCCTTCCAGGCTCCTGCCACTGTGCACACCTTCCCCGGCAGGCAGGTGTTCGTGTTCCCCAGTGGCCGCTCCGACTCGGAGGAGTCCTCGGAGGAGGAGCTCAACGTGATGGAATTGCGGCCCCGGGGCAAGGAGCAGCAGCGGGGCAGCGCCGCCCGGGGCAGGCCGGGGGACGTGGTGCTCCTGGAGAGGGAGCTCACCGAGGAGGACAGCCTCAACAAGCTGGCCCTGCAGTACGGCTGTAAG GTTGCAGATATCAAACGCGTCAACAACTTCATCCGGGAGCAGGATCTGTACGCGCTGAAGTCCATCAAGATCCCGGTGCGGCCGCACGGGCTGCTCACGGAGGGCGCCGGGGTCCTGCGGCCGCCCCCGGCGGGGCCCGCCCAGCCCGGCCTGACGCGCGTGGAGCCGCCGGAGCCCGACCCCGGTGCGGGCAGCTCTGCTGGCGGCTCCGCTGGCGGCCGGCGAGTCAGTGAGTACTTCAGGGGCATCGACCAGAGCATCCAGGACGCCGTGCAGGTGGAGGTGCAGCTGAACGCGGAGTACGGcggggaggggctggagaggccCCCGCCCGAGGCAGGGAACCGGGACAAAGCCGGGAACGGCGCGGACTGCGGAATCCAGTGGTGGAACGCCGTGTTCATTATGCTCCTGATAGGAATCGTCCTGCCAGTGTTTTATATCAtctattttaaaacacaagGCCTGGTGGCCCACACCTCTAACATGACAAACTCAAATGTTTCATCGGCTGGATAG